A stretch of Pseudomonas sp. 7SR1 DNA encodes these proteins:
- a CDS encoding efflux RND transporter periplasmic adaptor subunit, protein MKRPRPTRRAWLLTFAVLPAVAFAAWQAVVPNNAPLATVAVTRGDIENSVTALGTLQPRRYVDVGAQASGQIQKIHVEAGDEVREGQLLVEIDPSTQQARLDAGRFSIENLKAQLQEQRAQHDLAQQKFRRQQQLKAGGATREEDVQTAQAEVRATQARIDMFQAQIRQAQASLRSDEAELGYTRIYAPMAGTVVAVGAREGQTLNAQQQTPLILRIARLSPMTVWAEVSEADIGHVKPGMTAYFTTLAGGGRRWSSTVRQILPVPPRPLEASQGGSPTGGRSGTERVVLYTVLLDVDNADRALMTDMTAQVFFVAAQAHDVLTVPTAALQDNAGQVRVLAANGDVQARSVRTGVSDRLRTQILDGLSEGERVLIGPAAGNGG, encoded by the coding sequence ATGAAACGTCCCCGACCCACCCGTCGCGCCTGGCTTCTGACTTTCGCCGTGCTCCCAGCCGTGGCCTTCGCCGCCTGGCAGGCGGTGGTACCGAATAACGCCCCCCTGGCCACCGTCGCCGTCACCCGGGGCGATATCGAAAACAGCGTGACCGCCCTGGGAACGTTGCAGCCACGACGTTATGTGGATGTGGGCGCACAGGCCTCCGGGCAGATCCAGAAGATCCACGTGGAGGCCGGCGACGAGGTTCGCGAGGGGCAGTTGCTGGTGGAAATCGATCCTTCCACGCAACAGGCCAGGCTGGATGCCGGGCGCTTCTCCATCGAAAACCTCAAGGCCCAGCTCCAGGAACAACGGGCACAGCACGACCTGGCGCAGCAGAAATTCCGCCGTCAGCAGCAACTCAAGGCCGGCGGCGCCACCCGCGAGGAAGACGTGCAGACGGCCCAGGCCGAAGTGCGCGCGACCCAGGCCCGCATCGACATGTTCCAGGCCCAGATCCGCCAGGCCCAGGCCAGCCTGCGCAGTGACGAGGCCGAGCTGGGCTATACCCGCATCTATGCGCCCATGGCCGGCACTGTGGTGGCTGTCGGGGCCCGGGAAGGCCAGACCCTCAATGCCCAGCAACAGACACCGTTGATCCTGCGCATCGCCCGGCTGTCGCCGATGACGGTCTGGGCCGAGGTGTCGGAGGCGGACATCGGTCACGTCAAGCCGGGCATGACCGCCTACTTCACCACCCTGGCGGGGGGCGGCCGGCGCTGGAGCAGCACCGTGCGCCAGATTCTCCCCGTGCCGCCGCGCCCGCTGGAAGCCAGCCAGGGCGGCAGCCCCACGGGAGGGCGCAGCGGCACCGAGCGGGTGGTGCTCTATACCGTGTTGCTGGATGTGGATAACGCCGACCGCGCCCTGATGACCGACATGACCGCCCAGGTGTTCTTCGTCGCCGCCCAGGCCCACGATGTGTTGACCGTGCCCACCGCGGCCTTGCAGGACAACGCCGGCCAGGTGCGGGTGCTGGCCGCCAACGGCGATGTCCAGGCACGCAGCGTCCGGACCGGCGTCAGCGATCGCCTGCGCACCCAGATCCTCGACGGCCTCAGCGAGGGCGAGCGGGTGCTCATCGGTCCGGCCGCTGGCAACGGGGGCTGA
- a CDS encoding sigma-70 family RNA polymerase sigma factor, whose amino-acid sequence MLENYYRELVCFLNARLGNRQAAEDVVHDAYVRVLERASDTPIEQPRAFLYRTALNLVIDGHRRNTLRQVESLDVLDSEERFFTPSPHTSLDHGQRLDMLQRALAELPPLCRESFLLRKLEGLSHPQIAERLGISRALVEKHIVNAMKHCRIRVRQWDRG is encoded by the coding sequence ATGTTGGAAAACTACTATCGCGAGCTGGTGTGTTTCCTGAACGCCAGGCTAGGCAACCGCCAGGCGGCCGAGGATGTGGTGCATGACGCCTATGTGCGGGTGCTGGAGCGTGCCAGCGATACGCCCATCGAACAGCCCCGGGCGTTCCTTTATCGCACGGCGCTGAACCTGGTGATCGACGGGCATCGACGCAATACCCTGCGCCAGGTCGAATCCCTGGATGTGCTCGACAGCGAAGAACGTTTCTTCACACCATCGCCCCATACCAGCCTCGACCATGGCCAGCGCCTGGACATGCTGCAACGTGCGCTGGCCGAACTGCCGCCGCTGTGCCGGGAAAGCTTTTTGCTGCGCAAGCTCGAAGGCCTGTCTCACCCGCAGATCGCCGAGCGCCTGGGCATTTCCCGGGCACTGGTGGAAAAGCACATCGTCAATGCCATGAAACACTGCCGTATCCGCGTCCGGCAGTGGGACAGGGGCTGA
- a CDS encoding lysine N(6)-hydroxylase/L-ornithine N(5)-oxygenase family protein — MTQATATPHVHDLIGIGFGPSNLALAIALQERGPVQGELDALFLDKQADYRWHGNTLVTQSELQISFLKDLVTLRNPTSPYSFVNYLKQHGRLVDFINLGTFYPCRMEYNDYLRWVAAQFAGQSRYGEEVLRIEPVLQHQQVEALRVISRDEQGKERVRTARSVVVSAGGTPRIPAAFKAFKDDRRVFHHSRYLECMAAQPCVKGQPMNIAIIGGGQSAAEAFIDLNDSFPSARVDMILRGSALKPADDSPFVNEVFSPEFTDLVFQQPHSERERLINEYHNTNYSVVDIDLIERIYGIFYRQKVSGIARHAFRTLTTVEKATATDAGVELAVRNNATGEVSVRLYDAVVLATGYERQTHRTLLAPLAQYLGDFEVDRNYKLVTDERCKTAIYMQGFCQASHGLSDTLLSILPVRADEIAGSLYEHAKYHDQSRPVRDQLLAAV; from the coding sequence ATGACACAGGCAACTGCAACGCCCCACGTTCACGATTTGATCGGCATCGGCTTCGGCCCCTCGAACCTGGCGTTGGCCATCGCGTTGCAGGAGCGCGGCCCGGTCCAGGGCGAGCTGGATGCGCTGTTCCTCGACAAGCAGGCCGACTATCGCTGGCACGGCAATACCCTGGTGACCCAGAGCGAGCTGCAGATCTCCTTCCTCAAGGACCTGGTGACCCTGCGCAACCCCACCAGCCCCTATTCGTTCGTCAACTACCTCAAGCAGCACGGTCGCCTGGTGGACTTCATCAACCTGGGCACCTTCTACCCGTGTCGCATGGAGTACAACGACTACCTGCGCTGGGTCGCCGCACAGTTCGCCGGGCAGAGCCGCTACGGCGAGGAAGTGTTGCGTATCGAACCGGTGCTGCAGCACCAGCAGGTCGAAGCCCTGCGGGTGATCTCCCGGGACGAGCAGGGCAAGGAGCGAGTGCGTACCGCCCGCTCGGTGGTGGTGAGCGCCGGTGGCACGCCGCGTATTCCGGCGGCATTCAAGGCGTTCAAGGACGATCGCCGGGTGTTCCACCATTCCCGCTACCTGGAGTGCATGGCGGCCCAGCCTTGTGTGAAAGGCCAGCCCATGAACATCGCCATCATCGGCGGCGGCCAGAGTGCCGCGGAAGCCTTCATCGACCTCAACGACAGTTTTCCTTCGGCGCGGGTCGACATGATCCTGCGCGGCTCGGCCCTCAAGCCGGCCGACGACAGCCCGTTCGTCAACGAAGTGTTCTCGCCGGAGTTCACCGACCTGGTGTTCCAGCAACCCCACAGCGAGCGCGAGCGCCTGATCAACGAGTACCACAACACCAATTATTCGGTGGTGGACATCGACCTGATCGAACGCATCTACGGCATCTTCTATCGGCAGAAAGTCTCCGGCATCGCCCGCCACGCGTTCCGTACCCTCACCACTGTGGAAAAAGCCACCGCCACCGACGCGGGCGTGGAACTGGCGGTACGCAACAACGCCACCGGCGAGGTGAGCGTGCGTCTCTACGACGCCGTGGTGCTGGCCACGGGATACGAGCGCCAGACGCACCGCACCTTGCTGGCGCCGCTTGCGCAATACCTGGGCGACTTCGAAGTGGACCGCAACTACAAGCTGGTCACCGACGAGCGCTGCAAGACTGCGATCTATATGCAGGGTTTCTGCCAGGCCAGTCATGGTCTGAGCGATACCTTGCTGTCGATCCTGCCGGTGCGCGCCGATGAGATCGCCGGCTCGCTGTATGAGCATGCCAAGTACCACGACCAGAGCCGCCCGGTACGCGACCAACTGCTGGCCGCGGTGTAG
- a CDS encoding ATP-binding protein → MMQLLRTGLVALLLGSLSVMPQAGAAPEWLEVLGRSHVDDYSVSLEAADQAWLRQKGTLRLGASAPDYAPFSITGNGRDYEGLTADYAQLLGQLLQVQVRVLRYPSRAESLQALREGEIDLLGTANGFEADDPALVMSRAYADDLPTLVARIDDSQDLPPDLAGKRLAMLYHYLPPERVEAFYPDATLQLYPSTLSAIGAVAFGQADVYLGDSISSNYLISKNYLNNVQLADFSRLEVQPFAFALRRDNARLLRLVNAALQAIPTGENMVIQRRWSAGGASMPGQQALHFSVDEQRWLEAHPRIRVVIDENFLPLTFTDEQGHLRGISADVLARISLRTGLKFDIQRGKSVYDLIDQVRSGRADVLAAITISTGAEDDDTLRFTRPYLTNPFVLVTSLKGKAPLTLDQMEGKRLALVRGNVLQPYLQETFAKVQLVPAQNVPEAMAMVAAGTVDGAVNSLISARYMISRQYRDRLQVTSTVGTLPARIALATHRDASQLHGILDKALLGISPEEMDELTNRWRSEVVIDDSYWLRNRTTIVQGFAIAALLLLLALGWVAYLRRLLEQLRVAKASADDANRAKTTFVATMSHEIRTPMNAVIGMLELAQKKAEQGVVDREAIEVASGAAHGLLDLIGDILDIARIESGRLSLAPERANLRQLVESVARMFEGLARHKHLDLPQDLGEAANRDVLIDPLRFKQIVSNLLGNAIKFTDRGQVRLSLQAEPGPDGERLDIRLRIEDTGCGIARQDQEQLFRPFTQAPHSRQSARSGAGLGLVISHTLCEMMDGSLTLESAPGQGTQVEVRLSLPLLDALAPVPKLEVAPATSARRLDILVVDDHPANRLLLSRQLSYLGHRVEVAEDGVQGLRAWRDGHFDAVISDCNMPSMNGYELARAIRADERIRGQAPAVILGVTANAQREEKDRCVEAGMDDCLFKPIGLTALRARLEDVIDARAGGTESAAAIDDLDLSSLEELTGGDTASLRELLGTLLRSNTDDEARLVHLADRRDVPGLADLAHRIKGGARMIQAQHLIAACEALEDACRSADASSVASAVEDVRQAMEQLAQRLQDHLAGGTARAGPRSDTGGFLRE, encoded by the coding sequence ATGATGCAGCTTCTACGCACGGGCCTGGTGGCACTGTTGCTGGGCTCGTTGAGTGTGATGCCACAGGCTGGCGCGGCTCCCGAATGGCTGGAGGTACTCGGGCGCTCTCACGTGGACGATTATTCGGTGTCCCTGGAGGCGGCGGACCAGGCCTGGTTGCGGCAGAAGGGCACGTTGCGGCTGGGGGCCTCGGCGCCGGATTACGCACCCTTCAGCATCACCGGCAATGGCCGCGACTATGAGGGCCTGACCGCCGACTACGCGCAGTTGCTCGGGCAGCTGCTGCAGGTCCAGGTGCGGGTGCTGCGCTATCCGTCCCGTGCCGAATCGCTGCAGGCGCTGCGCGAGGGTGAAATCGACCTGCTCGGCACGGCCAACGGCTTCGAGGCCGACGATCCGGCGCTGGTGATGTCGCGGGCCTACGCCGATGACCTGCCCACCCTGGTGGCCCGCATCGACGACAGCCAGGATCTGCCCCCGGACCTGGCGGGCAAGCGGCTGGCGATGCTCTACCACTATTTGCCACCGGAACGGGTCGAGGCGTTCTATCCCGACGCGACCTTGCAACTGTACCCCTCGACATTGAGTGCCATCGGCGCCGTGGCGTTCGGCCAGGCCGATGTCTATCTGGGGGATTCCATCAGTTCCAACTACCTGATCAGCAAGAATTACCTGAACAACGTCCAACTGGCGGACTTCTCGCGCCTGGAAGTACAGCCGTTCGCCTTTGCCCTCAGGCGCGACAATGCGCGCCTGCTGCGGCTCGTGAACGCGGCGTTGCAAGCCATTCCCACCGGCGAAAACATGGTGATCCAGCGCCGCTGGAGCGCCGGCGGCGCGAGCATGCCGGGCCAGCAGGCGCTGCATTTCAGCGTCGATGAACAGCGTTGGCTGGAGGCCCATCCGCGGATCAGGGTGGTGATCGACGAGAACTTCCTGCCGCTGACGTTCACTGACGAACAAGGTCACTTGCGGGGCATCAGCGCCGATGTGCTGGCCAGGATCAGCTTGCGCACCGGCCTGAAGTTCGATATCCAGCGTGGCAAATCGGTGTACGACCTGATCGACCAAGTCAGGAGTGGCCGGGCCGATGTGTTGGCGGCAATCACCATCAGCACCGGCGCCGAGGATGACGACACGCTGCGTTTCACCCGGCCGTACCTGACCAACCCCTTCGTGCTGGTGACCTCCCTGAAGGGCAAGGCTCCGTTGACCCTCGACCAGATGGAAGGCAAGCGGCTGGCGCTGGTGCGAGGCAATGTCTTGCAGCCCTACCTGCAGGAAACCTTTGCGAAGGTGCAACTGGTGCCTGCGCAAAACGTGCCCGAGGCCATGGCCATGGTCGCCGCCGGTACCGTGGATGGTGCGGTCAATTCGTTGATCAGCGCCCGCTACATGATCTCGCGCCAATACCGCGACCGGTTGCAGGTCACCAGCACCGTGGGCACCTTGCCGGCACGCATTGCCCTGGCGACCCACCGGGATGCGTCGCAGCTGCATGGCATTCTCGACAAGGCGCTGCTGGGCATCTCTCCCGAGGAAATGGACGAGCTGACCAACCGCTGGCGCAGTGAGGTGGTGATCGATGACAGCTACTGGCTGCGCAACCGCACCACCATCGTCCAGGGATTTGCCATCGCCGCGCTGCTGTTGCTGCTGGCCCTGGGCTGGGTCGCTTATCTGCGGCGGTTGCTGGAGCAATTGCGTGTGGCCAAGGCCAGCGCCGACGACGCCAATCGGGCCAAGACCACGTTCGTGGCAACCATGAGCCATGAAATCCGCACGCCAATGAACGCGGTGATCGGCATGCTGGAGCTGGCGCAGAAAAAAGCCGAACAAGGCGTCGTGGACCGGGAGGCTATCGAGGTCGCTTCCGGGGCGGCCCATGGCTTGCTGGATCTGATCGGCGACATCCTCGACATCGCCCGTATCGAGTCAGGGCGCCTGTCCCTGGCGCCGGAACGGGCCAACCTGCGGCAGTTGGTCGAGTCGGTGGCGCGGATGTTCGAAGGCCTGGCGCGACACAAGCACCTGGACCTGCCCCAGGACCTGGGCGAAGCGGCCAATCGCGATGTGCTGATCGATCCGTTGCGCTTCAAGCAGATCGTCTCGAACCTGCTGGGCAATGCCATCAAGTTCACCGACCGGGGACAGGTGCGCCTGAGCCTGCAGGCCGAGCCAGGGCCTGACGGTGAGCGCCTGGATATTCGCCTGCGGATCGAAGACACCGGTTGCGGGATCGCCCGGCAAGACCAGGAGCAGCTGTTTCGCCCTTTCACCCAGGCCCCTCACTCGCGCCAGTCGGCTCGCAGCGGGGCCGGGCTGGGATTGGTCATCAGCCACACCTTGTGCGAAATGATGGACGGTAGCCTGACACTGGAGAGTGCGCCGGGGCAGGGGACTCAGGTGGAGGTGCGCCTGAGCCTGCCCTTGCTCGACGCCCTGGCGCCGGTTCCCAAGCTGGAGGTCGCGCCGGCGACGTCGGCCCGGCGGCTGGACATTCTGGTGGTGGACGACCACCCGGCCAACCGTCTGCTGCTGTCCCGGCAGTTGAGCTACCTGGGGCATCGGGTCGAGGTGGCCGAGGACGGTGTCCAGGGGCTGCGCGCCTGGCGCGACGGACACTTCGACGCGGTCATCAGCGACTGCAACATGCCGTCGATGAACGGCTATGAACTGGCCCGGGCCATTCGCGCCGACGAGCGCATCCGAGGCCAGGCGCCAGCAGTGATCCTGGGGGTCACGGCCAATGCCCAGCGCGAGGAAAAGGACCGCTGCGTCGAAGCCGGGATGGATGATTGCCTGTTCAAGCCCATCGGTCTCACGGCGCTGAGGGCGCGCCTGGAGGACGTCATCGATGCCCGGGCCGGCGGGACTGAGTCCGCCGCGGCCATCGACGACCTCGACTTGAGCAGCCTTGAAGAACTGACGGGGGGCGACACCGCTTCGCTCAGGGAACTGCTGGGCACCTTGCTGCGCAGCAATACCGACGACGAGGCACGTCTGGTGCACCTGGCAGACCGCCGTGATGTGCCTGGGCTCGCGGACCTGGCGCATCGGATCAAGGGCGGGGCGCGGATGATCCAGGCACAACACCTGATCGCCGCCTGCGAAGCCCTGGAGGATGCCTGCCGAAGCGCCGACGCCTCATCGGTGGCCAGTGCGGTGGAGGATGTGCGCCAGGCCATGGAGCAACTGGCCCAACGTCTGCAGGACCATCTGGCGGGAGGAACCGCCCGTGCCGGACCGCGAAGCGATACCGGCGGTTTTTTGCGCGAATGA
- a CDS encoding chemotaxis protein CheY, translated as MPNKALRIMIADTQHSHRMRLEFLFNQQGYYRIAPVSHAQELMTLVEYTSEPFDLLVVDACLADGVLQLPGLFLDNPQLRHGLIYNTRQAGLLSVPVSRRSSVQLHPAPLPDLASLARLMEQVDPQEHGVGQTWRSSAIQGLGG; from the coding sequence ATGCCGAACAAAGCACTACGTATCATGATTGCCGATACACAACATTCTCATCGGATGAGGCTCGAGTTCCTGTTCAACCAGCAGGGCTATTACCGCATTGCCCCCGTGAGCCACGCGCAGGAACTGATGACACTGGTGGAATACACCAGCGAGCCGTTCGACCTGCTTGTCGTCGATGCCTGCCTGGCAGACGGCGTGCTGCAACTGCCCGGTCTTTTCCTCGATAACCCCCAGCTGCGTCACGGGCTGATCTACAACACCCGCCAGGCCGGGCTGTTGTCGGTTCCGGTCTCGCGTCGCTCCAGTGTGCAGCTGCATCCTGCGCCACTGCCCGACCTGGCTTCACTGGCGCGCCTGATGGAACAGGTCGATCCCCAGGAACACGGGGTGGGGCAGACCTGGAGAAGCTCCGCCATCCAGGGGCTCGGCGGCTGA
- a CDS encoding response regulator transcription factor, with the protein MKNVLIVDDHPVIRGALRLICQNEGFSRVRDASGVADARALIKESAPDLVILDLVMNGFDGLDLLVWIMAQHPECAVLVFTSQDAQHFCNRCISAGARGFVTKRSDLKELAKALHALKSGYSYFPQMPVRLDLRQRTEQQALESLSTRELSILRMLAMGMRGKDVAESLFLSPKTVSTYKTRLLEKLGLKTLVGLSDFAKRNHL; encoded by the coding sequence TTGAAGAACGTGTTGATCGTGGATGACCACCCTGTCATACGGGGGGCGCTGCGGCTGATTTGCCAGAACGAAGGGTTTTCACGCGTCAGAGACGCCAGCGGCGTGGCCGATGCCAGGGCGCTCATCAAGGAAAGTGCGCCGGACCTGGTGATTCTGGACCTGGTGATGAATGGTTTCGATGGCCTGGACCTGCTGGTCTGGATCATGGCCCAGCACCCCGAATGCGCGGTGCTGGTATTCACCTCCCAGGATGCCCAGCACTTCTGTAACCGTTGCATCTCGGCGGGAGCGAGGGGCTTCGTGACCAAGCGAAGCGACCTGAAGGAACTGGCCAAGGCGCTGCACGCCTTGAAGTCCGGTTATTCCTATTTCCCCCAGATGCCTGTCCGGCTCGACCTGCGGCAGCGCACCGAACAGCAGGCCCTGGAAAGCCTTTCCACCCGGGAGCTGTCCATCCTGCGGATGCTCGCCATGGGCATGCGGGGCAAGGATGTGGCCGAATCCCTGTTCCTGAGCCCGAAGACCGTCAGCACCTACAAGACCCGTCTGCTGGAAAAGCTGGGCTTGAAGACCCTGGTGGGGTTGTCGGATTTTGCCAAGCGCAATCACCTGTAA
- a CDS encoding pirin family protein has translation MKSIIGLYTSPRPHWVGDGFPVRTLFSYDSLGEHISPFLLLDHAAPTEFSPTRERRGVGQHPHRGFETVTIVYQGELEHRDSTGSGGRIGPGDVQWMTAGSGILHEEFHSQAFARQGGTMEMVQLWVNLPAKDKMAPAGYQTLVAGEIPDIALKGDAGRLRLIAGTFDGQQGPAKTFTPIDVWDIRLNAGKSLDLDLHEGRNVALVVLRGAVSLNGRERAEAGQLALFDRAGDRMTLQASEDAVVLLLSGEPIDEPIVGHGPFVMNSEQEILQAFTDFHAGRFGQMDD, from the coding sequence ATGAAAAGCATCATCGGCCTTTACACCAGCCCCCGGCCCCATTGGGTCGGCGACGGTTTCCCGGTTCGTACCCTGTTTTCCTACGACAGCCTGGGCGAGCACATCAGCCCGTTTCTGCTGCTGGACCACGCGGCCCCGACCGAATTTTCCCCTACCCGGGAGCGCCGCGGAGTCGGCCAGCATCCGCACCGGGGATTCGAAACCGTGACCATCGTCTATCAGGGCGAACTGGAACACCGGGACTCCACCGGCAGTGGGGGCAGGATCGGCCCGGGTGACGTGCAGTGGATGACCGCCGGATCCGGCATCCTTCATGAGGAGTTTCATTCCCAAGCCTTCGCCCGCCAGGGTGGGACCATGGAAATGGTCCAGCTGTGGGTCAACCTGCCCGCCAAGGACAAGATGGCGCCGGCCGGCTACCAGACCCTCGTCGCCGGCGAGATCCCGGATATCGCCCTCAAAGGCGACGCCGGCCGCCTGCGCCTGATTGCCGGCACCTTCGATGGGCAGCAGGGGCCGGCGAAGACCTTCACCCCGATCGACGTCTGGGACATCCGCTTGAACGCTGGCAAAAGCCTGGACCTGGACCTGCATGAGGGACGCAATGTCGCGCTGGTGGTGCTGCGCGGTGCGGTCTCGCTCAACGGTCGCGAGCGGGCCGAGGCCGGGCAGCTGGCTCTGTTCGACCGGGCGGGAGACCGGATGACCCTGCAAGCCAGCGAGGATGCGGTGGTGCTGTTGCTCAGCGGCGAGCCCATCGACGAACCCATCGTCGGCCATGGTCCGTTCGTGATGAACAGCGAGCAGGAGATTCTCCAGGCCTTCACCGACTTCCACGCCGGGCGCTTCGGCCAGATGGACGACTGA
- a CDS encoding mechanosensitive ion channel family protein, which translates to MLSLITDHPMLCALVLLVLDLLLWRLVSTQRTYWKIGGRLVIFSLFSMLLFNEGLNPMVPAPWGDDVPRHLAATGLQIAWWLFAARTLTVLIGAAMMQRVGHTGRLLQDLLGAVIFLIAVIAALAYVLDLPVKGVLATSGAMAIIVGLALQSTLSDVFSGIVLNTTKPYQLDDWISIDGTEGRVTDIDWRATRLQTAQGSMAVIPNSLAAKAKIVNFSRPSDVHGLSISVPVSPHARPQKVIEALERAMIGCRALLASPAPCVTLKSTGSAGAEYEISGFVASMSQKREVRNQLFDLAFRHLRASGISLLSTSENTAAAGTSRPRALLDSSSIFATLRPEEKDTFSQNMTLHTFRAGDMILPAGEVSDHLFIIESGVVSVTLVRNGQVLEGGRMGPGEVIGEAGIVSDQAALANFTAKTFCSLYRIEKSYLKPCLDARHDIADAMKNLLDVRTHLAQNLTREMPKPVAKKRFLQWLRSRA; encoded by the coding sequence ATGCTGTCTCTGATCACCGATCATCCGATGCTCTGCGCCCTGGTGCTGCTCGTGCTGGACCTGCTGTTGTGGCGGCTGGTCAGTACGCAGCGGACCTACTGGAAAATCGGTGGTCGCCTGGTGATTTTTTCGTTGTTCAGCATGCTGCTGTTCAACGAGGGGCTCAATCCGATGGTGCCGGCGCCCTGGGGCGACGATGTGCCGCGGCATCTGGCGGCCACCGGTCTGCAGATTGCCTGGTGGCTGTTCGCCGCGCGGACCCTGACGGTGTTGATCGGCGCGGCGATGATGCAGCGGGTCGGGCACACCGGGCGCTTGCTGCAGGATCTGCTGGGTGCGGTGATCTTCCTGATCGCCGTCATCGCGGCCCTGGCCTACGTGCTGGACCTGCCGGTCAAGGGCGTACTGGCGACATCCGGCGCGATGGCGATCATTGTCGGCCTCGCGTTGCAAAGCACCCTCAGCGATGTGTTTTCCGGGATCGTGCTCAATACCACCAAGCCCTATCAGCTCGATGACTGGATCTCCATCGACGGCACCGAAGGCCGCGTCACCGACATCGACTGGCGCGCCACGCGGTTGCAGACGGCCCAGGGCAGCATGGCGGTGATTCCCAACTCCCTGGCGGCCAAGGCCAAGATCGTCAACTTCAGCCGGCCCAGCGATGTGCACGGTCTTTCCATCAGCGTCCCGGTCAGCCCCCACGCCCGACCGCAGAAAGTGATCGAGGCGCTGGAGCGCGCCATGATCGGCTGCCGTGCATTGCTCGCCAGCCCGGCGCCCTGCGTGACCCTCAAGAGCACCGGCAGCGCCGGGGCGGAATATGAGATCAGCGGGTTCGTGGCCTCCATGAGCCAGAAGCGCGAGGTGCGCAATCAACTGTTCGACCTGGCGTTCCGGCATCTTCGGGCTTCGGGCATCAGCCTGCTCTCCACCAGCGAGAACACTGCCGCCGCCGGTACGTCGCGGCCCCGGGCCCTGCTGGACAGTTCGAGCATTTTCGCCACATTGCGCCCGGAGGAAAAAGACACCTTCAGCCAGAACATGACCCTGCATACCTTCCGCGCCGGGGACATGATCCTGCCCGCCGGGGAGGTCAGCGACCATCTGTTCATCATCGAGTCGGGGGTGGTCAGCGTGACCCTGGTGCGCAATGGCCAGGTACTCGAAGGCGGACGCATGGGGCCAGGGGAGGTGATTGGCGAAGCGGGAATCGTCTCCGACCAGGCCGCCCTGGCCAACTTCACGGCCAAGACGTTCTGCTCCCTGTATCGCATCGAGAAGAGCTACCTCAAGCCGTGCCTCGACGCTCGCCATGACATTGCCGATGCGATGAAGAACCTGCTGGACGTGCGCACCCACCTGGCCCAGAACCTGACGCGGGAGATGCCCAAGCCCGTCGCCAAGAAACGCTTCCTGCAATGGTTGCGCAGCCGCGCCTGA
- a CDS encoding carboxymuconolactone decarboxylase family protein gives MQPRIDFYTASPDAFKAMMALETAVSKLGLEKSLLELVKLRSSQINGCAFCIDMHTADARKDGETERRLYAVTAWREAPFFTGRERAALAWTEALTRLSDTHAPDADYALLSEHFSPKEMVDLTVAINTINGWNRLAVGFRKMPEA, from the coding sequence ATGCAACCGCGCATCGATTTTTATACCGCTTCCCCGGACGCCTTCAAGGCCATGATGGCCCTGGAAACCGCCGTTTCGAAACTGGGCCTGGAAAAATCCCTGCTGGAACTGGTCAAGCTGCGTTCCTCGCAGATCAATGGCTGCGCCTTCTGCATCGACATGCACACCGCCGATGCCCGCAAGGACGGTGAGACCGAGCGGCGCCTGTACGCCGTGACCGCCTGGCGCGAAGCACCGTTCTTCACCGGCCGCGAACGCGCCGCACTGGCCTGGACCGAAGCCCTGACCCGCCTGAGCGACACCCACGCGCCCGATGCCGACTATGCGCTGCTGAGCGAACACTTCTCCCCCAAGGAAATGGTCGACCTGACGGTGGCGATCAACACCATCAACGGCTGGAACCGCCTGGCGGTGGGCTTTCGCAAGATGCCTGAAGCCTAG
- a CDS encoding sigma-70 family RNA polymerase sigma factor produces MTPKLPRLSGFFEHYEELIGTWTRRLRNREQAEDLAHDTFVRVLEADSAGVEQPRAYLHQTARNIAVDGYRREDRRGAMEEAAIDFSQSLSSDPEHFMHAIQLADSIERALAELPANCRTVFVWQKIEGLTQAEIAERLGLSKNMVEKYMIRTLRHLRDHLDGPGQ; encoded by the coding sequence ATGACCCCCAAGTTGCCCCGCTTATCCGGTTTTTTCGAGCATTACGAAGAGTTGATCGGAACCTGGACCCGGCGCCTGCGCAATCGCGAGCAGGCCGAGGACCTGGCCCACGATACCTTCGTGCGGGTACTCGAGGCCGATTCGGCGGGGGTCGAGCAACCCCGGGCCTACTTGCACCAGACGGCGCGCAACATTGCAGTGGATGGCTATCGGCGCGAAGATCGACGGGGCGCCATGGAGGAGGCGGCGATCGATTTCAGTCAGTCGCTTTCCAGCGACCCGGAGCATTTCATGCACGCGATCCAGCTGGCGGACTCCATCGAACGGGCGCTTGCCGAGCTGCCAGCCAACTGCCGTACGGTGTTTGTCTGGCAGAAGATCGAAGGCCTGACCCAGGCGGAAATCGCCGAGCGCCTGGGGCTGTCAAAAAACATGGTGGAAAAGTATATGATCCGCACCCTGCGGCATCTGCGCGATCACCTGGACGGGCCTGGGCAATGA